A single window of Synechococcus sp. C9 DNA harbors:
- a CDS encoding helix-turn-helix transcriptional regulator produces MADPNVNCGICPVQTFRTQEAEGYVIPEPITLSPVDSACQQVSSCLSHWFTVPQGKPASIDYPQANITLYQNGKNQPFASCLVIWQACHVMTQRPYQHWQPAGEFMTYEYESRAGRLIYRLPRQGAKNRDMRVVLIHLFLAACATQKARPWEEEIVINDRIIAEFLGLNQRKDMNRVKKLLLIESLVRQACELEVEIHWQAKGRIKAFHLPAEPLWFARPTYHLTTTEDGSHYLSGLSFRVLAGRWSTYFLNPQQARSKTAYYQYGCLPMSLPPKIMYLWQRHEGAVVMLLHFLFRLRVGQDRSAKIATLLKLIYGEESLQIAWYKSDVRRKLMTSFEADLEQLFYYGIKPLFENSTYPEFIQPWWVSAQNLPDDPEEALNYWTEVAQAEKAMINSKQKWSQLLNAAITIREFPEDWQAETPKKEIKSKTSRKATAVHSLTGAMIKQARLRQGISQRQLSTLLHKSQSWIRDIESGRYKIKPKDVQLLASVLVDLPHP; encoded by the coding sequence ATGGCTGACCCGAATGTGAATTGCGGGATTTGCCCCGTCCAAACCTTCAGGACACAGGAGGCGGAGGGGTATGTAATACCAGAACCGATTACCCTTTCACCGGTGGATTCAGCTTGCCAACAGGTATCTTCCTGTCTGAGTCATTGGTTCACCGTTCCCCAAGGTAAACCCGCCTCAATTGACTATCCCCAAGCCAATATCACGCTCTATCAAAATGGGAAAAATCAGCCCTTTGCCTCCTGTTTGGTGATTTGGCAAGCCTGTCATGTGATGACCCAAAGACCATACCAGCACTGGCAACCCGCCGGGGAATTCATGACCTATGAATATGAAAGCCGAGCCGGTCGGTTGATTTATCGCCTGCCACGTCAGGGAGCAAAAAATCGGGATATGCGGGTGGTTTTGATCCATTTATTCCTAGCCGCCTGTGCCACCCAAAAAGCCCGTCCTTGGGAAGAAGAAATTGTGATTAATGACCGGATTATTGCTGAATTTTTGGGGCTAAATCAGCGCAAGGATATGAATCGGGTGAAAAAATTGCTTTTAATTGAATCTTTGGTCAGACAAGCCTGCGAATTAGAAGTGGAAATCCATTGGCAGGCAAAAGGCAGGATCAAGGCATTTCATCTACCTGCGGAACCCCTCTGGTTTGCCCGCCCCACCTACCATCTCACCACCACCGAAGACGGTTCCCATTATCTGAGTGGTTTATCGTTCCGAGTGTTAGCAGGTCGTTGGTCAACCTATTTTTTGAATCCCCAACAGGCACGGAGCAAAACCGCCTATTACCAATACGGGTGTCTGCCCATGTCTTTGCCCCCCAAAATCATGTATCTCTGGCAACGGCATGAGGGGGCGGTGGTGATGTTACTGCATTTCCTATTTCGGTTACGAGTTGGGCAAGACCGCAGTGCCAAAATTGCTACCCTATTAAAACTCATCTATGGGGAAGAATCTCTGCAAATTGCTTGGTATAAATCCGACGTGCGGCGCAAGTTAATGACCAGCTTTGAAGCCGATTTAGAACAGCTATTTTACTACGGCATCAAGCCCCTATTTGAGAACAGTACCTATCCTGAGTTCATTCAACCCTGGTGGGTAAGTGCCCAGAATTTACCGGATGATCCAGAGGAAGCACTGAACTACTGGACAGAAGTAGCTCAGGCAGAAAAAGCCATGATCAACTCGAAGCAAAAATGGTCCCAACTCTTAAATGCGGCGATTACCATTCGGGAATTTCCCGAGGATTGGCAAGCGGAAACCCCTAAAAAGGAAATAAAATCCAAAACCAGCCGTAAAGCCACCGCAGTTCATTCGCTCACGGGAGCCATGATCAAACAAGCCAGACTCCGGCAAGGCATTAGTCAAAGACAGCTTTCTACCCTGTTGCATAAAAGTCAAAGCTGGATTCGTGATATTGAATCGGGGAGATATAAAATCAAACCCAAAGATGTACAACTTCTTGCTTCCGTGCTGGTGGATTTACCCCATCCATAA
- the pflB gene encoding formate C-acetyltransferase → MRAEWQGFQPNVWNERVDVRDFIQTNYTPYTGDGAFLTGPTDRTARLWAQVKELMRQEREKGVLDADTAVPSSITAHAPGYIDRELEQVVGLQTDKPLKRAIMPFGGIRMVKSALEAYGYQLDPQTEAVFTKYRKTHNDGVFDAYTTEMRNCRRSGIITGLPDAYGRGRIIGDYRRVALYGTEFLIKDKQEQLRSLEGNVMDEPTIRLREELSEQIKALKELQQMAQSYGFDISKPAANAREAFQWLYFGYLAAVKEQNGAAMSLGRVSTFLDIYCERDLALGLITEAEIQELVDHFVMKLRMVRFLRTPDYNELFSGDPTWVTEAIGGVGEDGRPLVTKNSFRFLQTLYNLGPAPEPNLTVLWSEQLPDNFKRFCAQTSVDTSSIQYENDDLMRPYFGDDYGIACCVSAMRIGKQMQFFGARVNLAKALLYAINGGRDEKSGDQVAPVMNPITDAVLDFEVVKARFAEVIAWLARTYVNTLNVIHYMHDKYCYERIEMALHDRDVYRTMACGIAGLSVVADSLSAIKYAQVQPIRDDRGLAIDFKIEGSYPTYGNNDDRADELAVWVVQTMMNALRQQKTYRDAVPTQSVLTITSNVVYGKKTGTTPDGRKAGQPFAPGANPMHGRDCCGALASLASVAKLPYQDSLDGISNTFSIVPKALGRTGAEQVSNLVNMLDGYFHDGGHHLNVNVLQRETLLDAMEHPEQYPQLTIRVSGYAVNFVKLTREQQLDVISRTFHDRC, encoded by the coding sequence TTGAGAGCAGAGTGGCAAGGATTTCAGCCAAATGTATGGAATGAAAGGGTTGATGTCCGGGACTTCATTCAAACCAACTACACTCCTTACACGGGGGATGGTGCCTTTTTAACAGGACCAACCGATCGGACGGCAAGGCTTTGGGCACAGGTCAAGGAACTCATGCGCCAAGAACGGGAAAAAGGGGTGCTGGATGCGGATACGGCGGTTCCTTCTAGCATCACTGCCCATGCCCCTGGCTACATCGATCGGGAATTGGAACAGGTGGTCGGACTGCAAACGGATAAGCCCCTCAAACGTGCCATCATGCCCTTTGGCGGAATTCGCATGGTCAAAAGTGCCCTGGAGGCATACGGTTATCAGCTTGATCCCCAAACGGAGGCGGTCTTCACCAAGTACCGCAAAACCCATAACGACGGGGTGTTTGATGCCTACACGACGGAAATGCGCAACTGTCGCCGATCGGGGATTATCACCGGTCTGCCCGATGCCTATGGACGGGGACGGATCATCGGGGACTATCGCCGGGTGGCACTCTATGGCACGGAGTTTTTGATCAAGGACAAGCAGGAGCAACTGCGCTCCCTGGAAGGCAATGTCATGGATGAGCCGACCATTCGCCTGCGGGAGGAACTTTCTGAACAAATTAAAGCCCTGAAAGAATTGCAACAGATGGCACAGAGTTACGGGTTTGACATCAGCAAGCCGGCGGCGAATGCCAGGGAAGCCTTCCAGTGGCTCTATTTTGGCTATTTGGCGGCGGTGAAAGAACAAAACGGAGCCGCCATGTCCTTGGGTCGGGTGTCCACGTTCCTCGATATTTATTGCGAACGGGATTTGGCACTAGGGCTGATCACCGAAGCGGAAATCCAGGAGTTGGTGGATCATTTTGTGATGAAGCTCCGTATGGTGCGGTTCCTGAGAACGCCCGATTACAACGAACTGTTTTCCGGCGATCCCACTTGGGTTACAGAAGCGATCGGGGGTGTGGGAGAAGATGGCAGACCCCTGGTGACCAAAAATAGTTTCCGGTTTTTGCAGACCCTCTACAATCTGGGACCCGCCCCGGAACCCAATTTGACAGTGTTGTGGTCAGAACAATTACCCGACAACTTCAAACGTTTCTGCGCCCAAACTTCCGTTGATACCAGTTCCATCCAATACGAGAATGACGACCTGATGCGTCCCTACTTCGGGGATGACTACGGCATTGCCTGCTGTGTGTCGGCGATGCGGATCGGTAAGCAGATGCAGTTTTTTGGTGCCAGGGTAAACTTAGCAAAAGCACTGCTCTACGCGATCAACGGCGGCAGGGATGAAAAGTCGGGGGATCAGGTTGCTCCCGTGATGAATCCAATTACCGACGCAGTGCTGGATTTTGAGGTGGTGAAAGCCCGATTTGCAGAGGTCATAGCCTGGTTAGCCCGCACCTATGTGAATACCCTCAATGTGATTCACTATATGCACGACAAGTACTGCTATGAGCGCATTGAGATGGCACTCCACGATCGGGATGTGTATCGCACGATGGCGTGTGGGATTGCGGGGCTGTCGGTGGTGGCTGATTCCCTGTCTGCGATTAAGTACGCCCAGGTGCAACCCATTCGGGACGACCGGGGTTTAGCCATTGACTTCAAGATCGAGGGCAGTTATCCCACCTACGGCAACAACGACGACCGGGCGGATGAACTGGCAGTCTGGGTGGTGCAGACCATGATGAATGCCCTTAGGCAACAAAAGACCTACCGAGATGCAGTGCCGACCCAATCGGTGTTGACCATTACTTCCAATGTGGTCTATGGCAAAAAGACGGGCACGACCCCCGATGGACGCAAAGCCGGTCAACCCTTTGCCCCCGGTGCCAACCCCATGCACGGGCGGGACTGTTGCGGTGCGCTGGCTTCTTTGGCTTCTGTTGCGAAGTTGCCCTACCAGGACAGCTTGGACGGCATTTCCAATACGTTCTCCATCGTGCCCAAGGCGTTAGGGCGCACGGGAGCCGAACAGGTGAGCAACTTGGTGAATATGCTGGACGGCTATTTCCACGACGGCGGGCATCACTTGAACGTCAATGTACTGCAACGGGAAACCCTCCTGGATGCGATGGAACATCCGGAACAGTATCCCCAACTCACCATCCGGGTATCGGGTTATGCGGTCAACTTTGTCAAACTTACCCGTGAGCAACAGTTAGATGTCATCAGCCGCACCTTCCACGACCGGTGTTAA
- the pflA gene encoding pyruvate formate-lyase-activating protein: protein MSSAAPSTTGVKGKIHSFESMGTVDGPGIRFVVFTQGCPLRCLYCHNPDCRTIYGGREITAGEVLAEIQKYRSYLRGGGVTVSGGEPLMQPEFVSAIFQGCHELGLHTALDTSGYCPVEVAQPVLDHTDLVLLDIKSFDPQIYQRVTHVSLEPTLAMARHLNRIHKPTWIRFVLVPGLTDAPHNIEGLADFVATLDNVERVEVLPFHKMGEYKWEQLGLNYLLKDTPEPEESLINQTKATFRSRGLFTP from the coding sequence ATGTCATCAGCCGCACCTTCCACGACCGGTGTTAAGGGCAAAATCCATTCCTTTGAGAGCATGGGGACGGTGGATGGTCCCGGTATCCGCTTTGTGGTGTTTACCCAGGGCTGTCCCCTCCGATGCCTCTACTGCCACAATCCCGACTGTCGGACGATCTATGGCGGCAGGGAAATCACCGCAGGGGAAGTGCTTGCCGAAATCCAAAAGTACCGTTCCTACCTGAGGGGCGGCGGGGTGACGGTGAGTGGCGGCGAACCCCTGATGCAACCGGAATTTGTTTCCGCCATCTTTCAAGGTTGCCACGAGTTGGGACTCCATACCGCCCTGGATACCTCTGGCTATTGCCCCGTTGAAGTTGCCCAGCCCGTTTTGGATCATACGGATTTGGTGCTGTTGGATATTAAATCCTTTGATCCCCAAATTTATCAGCGGGTGACCCATGTTTCCCTGGAGCCAACCCTGGCGATGGCAAGGCATTTGAACCGGATTCATAAACCTACCTGGATTCGGTTTGTGTTGGTGCCCGGTCTGACCGATGCGCCCCATAACATTGAGGGATTGGCGGATTTTGTGGCGACCCTTGACAATGTGGAGCGGGTGGAGGTCTTGCCCTTTCATAAAATGGGGGAATACAAATGGGAACAGTTGGGTTTGAACTATTTATTAAAAGATACGCCCGAACCGGAGGAATCCTTAATCAACCAAACCAAAGCCACTTTCCGATCACGAGGACTATTTACCCCTTGA
- the adhE gene encoding bifunctional acetaldehyde-CoA/alcohol dehydrogenase gives MRVTDEATLNELIARVKVAQEAFATFSQAQVDRIFQQAAIAANEARIPLAKMAVAETGMGIVEDKVIKNHFASEMIYNKYKNEKTCGVIEEDKHFGIQKIAEPVGILAGIVPTTNPTSTAIFKALLAIKTRNAIIFSPHPRAKACTIEAARIVLKAAVAAGAPDPIIGWIDEPTVPLSQALMQHPDIKLILATGGPAMVKAAYSSGHPSLGVGAGNTPALIDVSADIPMAVSSILLSKTFDNGTICASEQAVIVVEDIYESVKQEFVRRGAYILSPEEVAKVRQIILQDGRLNPAIVGQPVEHIAQLAGFTVPQGTRLLIGEVTEVGEHEPFSYEKLSPILAMYRVPNFRAGVEIAAQLVNFGGKGHTAVLYTDPANRDDLAYFEHHVAASRVLLNTPSSQGAIGDLYNFKLDPSLTLGCGTWGGNSISENVAPHHLLNIKTVTERRENMLWFRVPPKIYFKFGCLPVALQELQGKKRAFLVTDKPLFDMGMLKEVEDILEDLGIEFQTFYEVEPDPTLTTVEKGLARCRSFNPDVIIAFGGGSPMDAAKVIWLMYEHPEVEFSGVAMRFMDIRKRVYALPTLGQKAILVAIPTTSGTGSEVTPFAVVTDDKTGIKYPLADYALTPNMAIVDPELVMNMPKKLTAYGGIDALTHAIEAYVSILATEFTEGLAREAIQLLFEYLPRAYKLGAKDPVAREKVHYAATIAGMAFANAFLGICHSLAHKLGSTFHVPHGLANALMISHVIRYNATDAPFKQAIFPQYTYPHAKQRYAEIADFLHLGGRTEEDKVERLIHAIENLKQELDIPLSIKEALPDREREFYESVEKMAEQAFDDQCTGANPRYPLMRDLKELYILSYQGCRLESALYHQADNWDNLAVTTTDG, from the coding sequence ATGCGCGTCACTGATGAAGCAACCTTAAATGAATTGATTGCCAGAGTCAAAGTTGCTCAGGAAGCGTTCGCCACCTTTTCCCAGGCGCAGGTTGACCGGATTTTCCAGCAGGCGGCAATTGCGGCGAATGAAGCCCGTATTCCCCTGGCGAAAATGGCGGTGGCAGAAACCGGTATGGGCATTGTGGAAGACAAGGTGATCAAAAATCACTTTGCCTCGGAGATGATCTACAACAAATACAAAAATGAAAAAACCTGCGGGGTGATCGAAGAAGACAAACATTTTGGCATTCAGAAAATTGCCGAACCCGTTGGCATTTTGGCGGGCATTGTCCCTACGACCAATCCTACTTCTACGGCTATTTTTAAGGCATTGTTAGCCATCAAAACCCGCAATGCCATTATTTTTTCCCCCCACCCCAGAGCCAAAGCCTGCACGATTGAAGCCGCCCGCATTGTCCTCAAAGCCGCCGTTGCCGCCGGTGCTCCCGATCCGATCATCGGCTGGATTGATGAACCCACCGTGCCCCTGTCCCAAGCCCTCATGCAACACCCAGACATTAAACTGATCCTGGCGACGGGGGGACCTGCAATGGTCAAAGCCGCCTACTCCTCCGGGCATCCCTCCTTGGGGGTAGGGGCAGGCAATACCCCCGCCCTGATTGATGTGAGTGCCGATATACCGATGGCGGTCAGTTCCATTCTGCTGAGCAAAACCTTTGACAATGGCACGATTTGTGCTTCGGAACAGGCGGTGATCGTGGTGGAAGATATTTATGAATCAGTGAAACAGGAATTTGTCCGGCGGGGTGCCTACATTCTCTCCCCCGAAGAAGTGGCGAAAGTGCGGCAAATTATTCTCCAGGACGGCAGATTGAATCCGGCGATTGTGGGACAACCGGTGGAGCACATTGCCCAGTTGGCGGGCTTTACGGTGCCCCAGGGGACTCGGTTGTTAATTGGCGAAGTGACCGAAGTCGGGGAACATGAACCCTTTTCCTATGAGAAACTATCGCCGATTTTAGCCATGTATCGGGTACCCAATTTCCGAGCCGGGGTAGAAATTGCCGCCCAGTTGGTGAATTTTGGCGGTAAGGGACATACGGCGGTGCTCTACACCGACCCTGCGAACCGGGATGACCTCGCCTATTTTGAACACCATGTCGCCGCCAGTCGGGTGTTATTAAATACGCCTTCTTCCCAGGGGGCAATTGGGGATTTGTATAACTTCAAACTTGACCCTTCCCTCACTTTGGGTTGCGGCACTTGGGGCGGTAATTCTATCTCGGAAAACGTGGCTCCCCACCATCTGCTGAATATCAAAACCGTGACGGAACGGCGGGAAAATATGCTGTGGTTCCGGGTGCCCCCCAAAATTTATTTCAAGTTTGGGTGTCTGCCGGTGGCATTGCAGGAATTGCAGGGGAAAAAACGGGCATTTCTGGTTACCGACAAGCCCCTATTTGATATGGGAATGCTCAAGGAAGTGGAGGACATTTTGGAAGACCTGGGGATCGAGTTTCAAACCTTCTATGAAGTGGAACCCGACCCGACCCTGACGACGGTGGAAAAAGGTTTAGCCCGGTGTCGCAGTTTTAACCCCGATGTGATCATTGCCTTTGGCGGCGGTTCACCGATGGATGCGGCGAAGGTGATCTGGCTGATGTATGAACATCCTGAGGTGGAATTTTCCGGGGTTGCCATGCGGTTTATGGACATCCGCAAGCGGGTCTATGCCCTGCCCACCCTGGGACAAAAGGCGATTTTGGTGGCGATTCCCACCACTTCCGGTACGGGGTCAGAAGTCACGCCCTTTGCCGTTGTGACCGATGATAAAACCGGCATCAAATATCCCCTGGCGGATTACGCCCTCACCCCCAATATGGCAATCGTTGACCCGGAATTGGTGATGAATATGCCCAAGAAACTCACTGCCTACGGGGGGATTGATGCCCTTACCCATGCCATTGAAGCCTACGTTTCCATCTTGGCGACGGAATTTACCGAGGGCTTGGCACGGGAGGCGATTCAACTGTTATTTGAATATCTACCCAGGGCGTACAAATTGGGAGCCAAAGACCCCGTTGCCAGGGAAAAAGTCCACTATGCCGCCACGATTGCGGGGATGGCGTTTGCCAATGCCTTTTTAGGGATTTGTCACTCTTTGGCACACAAACTCGGCTCCACCTTCCATGTGCCGCACGGTTTAGCCAATGCCCTGATGATCTCCCATGTGATCCGCTACAACGCCACCGATGCCCCCTTCAAGCAGGCGATTTTCCCCCAATACACCTATCCCCACGCCAAGCAACGCTATGCGGAAATTGCCGACTTTCTCCACCTGGGCGGGCGCACGGAGGAGGATAAGGTCGAGCGGTTGATCCATGCCATTGAAAACCTCAAACAGGAACTCGATATTCCCCTTTCCATTAAGGAAGCACTCCCGGATCGGGAACGGGAATTTTATGAAAGCGTGGAAAAAATGGCAGAGCAAGCCTTTGACGACCAATGCACGGGGGCAAATCCCCGTTATCCCCTGATGCGGGACCTGAAGGAGCTGTACATCCTCTCCTACCAAGGGTGCCGCCTGGAGAGTGCCCTCTACCATCAAGCGGATAACTGGGACAACTTGGCGGTCACCACCACCGATGGTTAA
- a CDS encoding bifunctional acetate--CoA ligase family protein/GNAT family N-acetyltransferase — translation MQSATLAPGNEAISDVWRTPYRYPLEVFFHPQTIAVIGATERPGSVGRTLLSNLIATPFGGTVFPINPKRPSVLGIKAYPTIHDVPDRVDLAVVVTPAPTVPGVIAECAQAGVKGAIVISAGFREIGAEGMALEQEILANAGQMRIIGPNCLGVMNPVTGLNATFASTIARPGSVGFISQSGALCTSILDWSFQENVGFSAFISIGSMLDVSWGDLIYYLGDDPHTKSIVIYMESIGDARSFLSAAREVALTKPIIVLKAGRTAAAAQASTSHTGALAGSDEVLNAAFRRCGVLRVDNISDLFDMAEVLSKQPKLPQGNRLIILTNAGGPGVIATDAFIEGGGTLAAIASETQAKLDPILPKHWSHGNPVDILGDADAQRYAQALDVVAHDPNGDAILVILTPQAMSQPTETAAQLIACAKNYPKPLLASWMGGESVAPAMHALNAAGIPTFSYPDTAAHIFNYMCHYSSNLRALYETPQLPPDSDEFTPNRPLVQEIFAQARQAGRNLLTEYEAKQVLTAYGIPTVPTEIATSAEEAIAIANRMGYPVVVKLLSEVITHKSDVGGVQLNLSNPEAVAAAFNLIRTNVKPWEAQHPDVFLGVTVQPMFRAQGYELILGSSMDVQFGPVILFGTGGQLVEVFQDRSLALPPLNSTLAKRMMERTRIYQALLGVRGNRPVDMDGLAQLLVRFSQLVVEQPEIQEIDINPLLASAEHLIALDARVVLRSDAPPKLAIRPYPSQYISTFTLKNHLPVTIRPIRPEDEPLLVEFHKLLSEESVYMRYTHMMNLQHRIAHDRLTRICFIDYDREMVLVADHKDPETGNHHVVGVGRLSRFHNSNKAEFAMIIGDRFQKQGLGTELLRRLVEIARMEHISQVEAYMLPTNTAMQKICERAGFAFDPQLEEGMVKAVLTLSP, via the coding sequence ATGCAGTCCGCCACCCTTGCCCCTGGAAACGAAGCCATTTCTGACGTTTGGCGCACCCCCTACCGCTATCCCCTGGAGGTTTTTTTCCATCCCCAAACCATCGCCGTGATTGGGGCAACGGAACGCCCTGGCAGTGTCGGACGCACCTTGCTGAGTAATCTGATTGCCACGCCCTTTGGGGGAACCGTGTTTCCCATCAATCCCAAGCGTCCGAGTGTGTTGGGGATTAAAGCCTATCCCACCATTCACGATGTCCCCGACCGGGTTGATCTGGCGGTGGTGGTCACGCCTGCGCCGACAGTACCGGGGGTGATTGCCGAATGTGCCCAGGCGGGGGTGAAGGGAGCAATCGTGATCTCGGCGGGCTTTCGGGAAATTGGCGCAGAGGGAATGGCGCTGGAGCAGGAAATCTTAGCAAATGCGGGTCAAATGCGGATTATCGGACCCAACTGCCTGGGGGTGATGAACCCGGTCACCGGCTTAAATGCCACCTTTGCCAGCACCATTGCCCGCCCTGGAAGTGTGGGGTTTATTTCCCAGAGTGGGGCGCTGTGTACTTCGATTTTGGACTGGAGTTTTCAGGAAAATGTCGGGTTTAGCGCCTTTATCTCCATCGGCTCCATGCTGGATGTGAGTTGGGGGGATTTGATCTACTACTTAGGAGATGACCCCCACACCAAAAGCATTGTCATTTATATGGAATCCATCGGCGATGCCCGTTCCTTTCTCTCGGCGGCTCGGGAGGTGGCGTTGACCAAACCGATCATTGTGCTGAAGGCAGGGCGTACCGCAGCGGCGGCGCAAGCCTCTACTTCTCACACGGGAGCTTTGGCGGGGAGCGATGAGGTGCTCAATGCCGCCTTTCGCCGGTGTGGCGTTTTGCGGGTGGATAATATCTCCGATCTCTTTGACATGGCGGAGGTGCTTTCCAAACAGCCCAAACTGCCCCAGGGGAATCGTTTAATTATTCTCACGAATGCCGGTGGTCCGGGGGTGATCGCCACGGATGCGTTTATTGAGGGGGGGGGCACGTTGGCGGCAATTGCTTCTGAGACCCAAGCCAAACTCGACCCGATTTTGCCCAAGCACTGGAGTCATGGGAATCCGGTGGACATTTTGGGAGATGCGGATGCCCAACGGTATGCCCAAGCCTTAGATGTGGTCGCCCATGACCCCAATGGGGATGCCATTTTGGTCATTCTCACGCCTCAAGCCATGTCCCAACCGACGGAAACGGCGGCACAACTGATTGCCTGTGCCAAAAATTATCCCAAACCGCTCCTTGCCAGTTGGATGGGGGGAGAAAGTGTCGCCCCTGCCATGCACGCCCTGAATGCGGCGGGGATTCCCACCTTTAGTTATCCCGACACGGCGGCGCACATTTTTAACTATATGTGTCATTACAGCAGTAACCTGCGGGCACTCTACGAAACCCCCCAACTGCCCCCGGATTCGGACGAATTTACCCCGAACCGCCCCCTGGTACAGGAGATATTTGCCCAGGCACGCCAAGCCGGACGGAACCTGCTCACCGAGTACGAAGCCAAACAAGTCCTCACCGCCTATGGGATACCCACGGTGCCGACGGAAATTGCCACCAGCGCCGAGGAAGCCATTGCCATTGCCAACCGCATGGGTTATCCGGTGGTCGTGAAATTACTTTCCGAGGTGATCACCCATAAGAGTGATGTGGGGGGGGTGCAACTGAATTTATCCAACCCTGAGGCGGTAGCGGCGGCTTTTAATCTGATTCGCACCAATGTCAAACCTTGGGAAGCCCAGCATCCCGATGTGTTTTTGGGTGTCACCGTGCAACCCATGTTCCGTGCCCAGGGCTACGAACTGATTTTAGGCAGTAGCATGGACGTGCAGTTTGGTCCTGTGATTCTCTTCGGCACGGGCGGGCAACTGGTAGAAGTCTTCCAGGATCGTTCCTTGGCACTGCCCCCCCTGAATAGCACTTTAGCCAAGCGGATGATGGAGCGCACCCGGATTTACCAAGCCCTGTTGGGGGTACGGGGCAACCGTCCGGTGGACATGGATGGTTTGGCGCAACTGCTGGTGCGGTTTAGCCAGTTGGTGGTGGAACAGCCGGAAATTCAAGAGATTGACATCAATCCGCTCTTGGCTTCGGCGGAACATCTGATTGCCCTGGATGCCAGGGTGGTTTTGCGCTCAGACGCTCCCCCCAAATTGGCGATTCGCCCCTATCCCAGCCAATACATCAGCACTTTTACCCTCAAAAATCATCTGCCGGTCACCATTCGCCCGATTCGCCCGGAGGATGAACCCCTGCTGGTGGAATTTCATAAACTCCTGTCCGAGGAGAGCGTGTATATGCGCTACACCCACATGATGAACCTGCAACACCGGATTGCCCACGACCGGCTCACCCGCATTTGTTTTATTGACTACGACCGGGAAATGGTGTTAGTCGCTGACCACAAGGACCCCGAAACCGGCAACCATCATGTGGTGGGGGTGGGGCGGTTATCCCGTTTTCATAACTCAAATAAGGCGGAATTTGCGATGATTATTGGGGATCGTTTTCAAAAGCAAGGTTTGGGCACCGAACTCCTGCGCCGTTTGGTGGAAATTGCCCGGATGGAACACATATCCCAAGTGGAGGCGTATATGTTACCGACCAACACCGCCATGCAAAAAATCTGTGAACGGGCAGGGTTTGCCTTTGACCCCCAATTAGAAGAAGGGATGGTGAAAGCCGTCTTAACTTTATCCCCATAA